A single region of the Gadus morhua chromosome 5, gadMor3.0, whole genome shotgun sequence genome encodes:
- the LOC115543819 gene encoding pleckstrin homology domain-containing family G member 3 isoform X1 produces the protein MPEGRPSALHRDPMGEECAQLRSPLSASEHPPPCADPHPYGHPRLCRAPREGSGRRPVSLVSTLSSDSSRDGLSLFGSTATLQPPSSSSSSSATPPPCPSEEDVDLRLSPSQGNGVQGRRQSPCRGAPWGQWAEQREGVVLGSQRNYCHAERTCSRRGGGGGGGPSYGQSSPVAADAMAPNPELSYVDRVVMEIIETERMYVRDLRSIVEDYLAQIIDAGDLPILPEQVCALFGNIDDIYVFNSELLQSLDLCENDPVAIARCFVDKSEYFVIYTQYCTNYPNSVVALTDCMRSKTLAKFFRDRQASLKRSLPLGSYLLKPVQRILKYHLLLEEIARHYDPEEIGYEVIQEAIDTMTGVAWYINDMKRKHEHAVRLQEIQSLLINWKGTDLTTYGELVLEGSFHVPGAKNSRTLFLFQRTLLITKKRGEHYVYKIDISCSTLMLLDSAKDPLTFSVIHFKHPKQLHTVQAKSVEEKRLWASHIRRLILENHNTIPKTAQETFLEMDSVCAGRYRYSPERQNKVGSYQADDFAVAGRPERRRSEPAKQIVRSTKAFLKHADSEGTLLGDLCSLQPASSVSTLASSVGEPQAEGPGVEEEDVEEHSPKRHSLEQLCPSDVDPKLGSAPSERGLEEKAQRQREEEVEEEEEGDCYKEDILMGDDQVADFASSMMAAISCWHYRARALLSAPFTTDVQNMDAENMDAAEEQDSRTGDVLESSTQDVPSEKAEDDVHCAQVKVEEPSSPHREEDPEVDSMLMEVNHSHLPESPTSAPLSAENPDPVPDIQEPLEVSMENGEETAAESDGSCLLQPGDSSTLSFGEYSEEDEEMPVGRESILPPSVSDGAGMIAEHLTSSGCRRSSLVASEDPQRSAGPSPPPEGPRPSDESSFCLELREEEADTSDNASPEPRQAAEASRPVTPAAQEAAPPEDSLDDVERRSTLSKQDRLLIHKIRRYYENQDASAGIKRRESLSYIPAGLVRHLSKQLNSTPRADPTPVHRKGSSPSRPTSWAVFDLPGLEKKPGAEPAAKPQRQRSVEARPLPPSVSDASAADDGGFRPSSDMLKMWNDMELGMNGCPEELPVIDPSDEEIRPVPGSESRIYGHMRSDTLGGCTRERTLHILEECEAELLSEHSSTSATTSPLTGSEGEYAEDPWLSTAPRCGGNGRVARAPLPRIISLRSGVEDDQILQDMGKVKNKVFQLARQYSQRIKNNRPLIRPRNRDSENPHGLKGMPAVHEESMPSWENGEHTLTYPLNTCDQVNAVDEPPTPPADPSPGPSSRATTPQAVSSPSSPSRAPSLPSSPVDSEPFHWPDVHQLCSRYTGPRSGPGAGPPPVGRSCSVPERMLELCTGGPGRPPWSPTATQPLTPRPPWDSAEGQWGGGAQRRGSPTREGGGSRPGPRLLCRWGSLDSVPAAASRPLHELQNLQDPVRPGHGTLPAQHKVKEGTTAGSDVCLKEAQHGVFKRPAAPHGNKKTESRIVRNLREKFQSLGSGS, from the exons ATGCCAGAGGGGCGTCCTAGTGCTCTCCACCGGGACCCAATGGGGGAAG AATGTGCTCAGCTGCGCTCGCCTCTCTCCGCCAGCGAACACCCTCCGCCCTGCGCGGACCCCCACCCGTACGGTCACCCGCGCCTCTGCAGGGCCCCCAGGGAGGGGTCCGGCCGGAGGCCCGTGAGCCTGGTGTCCACCCTGTCGTCGGACTCGTCCCGGGACGGCCTCAGCCTCTTCGGGAGCACGGCGACcctccagcctccctcctcctcctcctcctcctccgccacccccccgccctgccCCAGCGAGGAGGACGTGGACCTCCGGCTGAGCCCCAGCCAGGGCAACGGCGTGCAGGGAAGGCGGCAGAGCCCGTGCCGGGGGGCCCCCTGGGGCCAGTGGGctgagcagagggagggggtggttcTGGGCTCCCAGAGGAACTATTGCCACGCAGAGAGGACCTGCAgtcgaagaggaggaggaggaggaggagggccttCTTACGGCCAATCGTCGCCGGTCGCCGCAGACGCCATGGCGCCCAACCCCGAGCTGTCCTACGTGGACCGCGTCGTCATGGAGATCATCGAGACGGAACGCATGTATGTGCGGGACCTCCGCAGCATCGTGGAG GATTATTTGGCTCAGATCATCGACGCAGGAGACCTTCCCATACTCCCAGAACAAGTCTGTGCCCTCTTCGGAAACATAGACGATATCTATGTGTTCAACAG TGAGCTGCTGCAGTCCTTGGACCTCTGTGAGAACGATCCAGTGGCCATCGCCAGGTGTTTTGTTGACAAG AGTGAATACTTTGTAATCTACACACAGTACTGCACCAACTACCCCAA CTCCGTGGTGGCCCTCACGGACTGCATGAGGAGCAAGACCCTGGCCAAGTTCTTCAGGGACCGCCAGGCCTCCCTGAAGCGCTCGCTCCCCCTCGGCTCCTACCTGCTCAAGCCGGTCCAGCGAATCCTCAAGTAccacctgctgctggag GAAATCGCCCGGCACTATGACCCCGAGGAGATTGGCTACGAGGTCATCCAGGAGGCCATCGACACCATGACCGGCGTGGCCTGGTACATCAATGATATGAAGAGGAAGCATGAGCACGCAGTCCGACTGcag GAGATCCAGTCTCTTCTGATCAACTGGAAGGGCACGGACCTCACCACCTACGGAGAGCTGGTGCTGGAGGGGAGCTTTCATGTGCCGGGAGCCAAGAACAGCCGGACCCTCTTCCTGTTCCAGAGGACGCTGCTCATTACCAAGAAGAGAGGGGAGCACTACGTCTACAAGATCGACATCTCG TGCTCCACCCTGATGCTGCTGGACAGCGCTAAGGACCCCCTGACCTTCAGCGTCATCCACTTCAAGCACCCCAAGCAGCTCCATACTGTGCAG GCCAAGTCCGTGGAGGAGAAGCGCCTCTGGGCAAGCCACATCAGGAGGCTCATTCTGGAGAACCACAACACCATTCCAAAGACG GCCCAAGAAACGTTCCTGGAAATGGATTCCGTGT gtgctGGGAGGTACCGCTACAGCCCGGAGAGGCAGAATAAAGTGGGGTCCTACCAGGCGGACGACTTCGCGGTCGCGGGGAGACCGGAGCGCAGGAGATCAG agcCTGCTAAGCAAATCGTAAGGAGCACGAAAG CATTTTTGAAG CACGCAGACAGTGAGGGCACCCTGCTCGGGGACTTGTGCTCCCTGCAGCCTGCTTCTAGTGTCAGTACGCTGGCCTCCAGTGTAGGCGAGCCCCAGGCTGAGGGCCctggtgtggaggaggaggatgttgaGGAGCACAGCCCGAAAAGGCACTCTCTGGAGCAGCTGTGTCCTAGTGACGTTGATCCTAAACTGGGCTCAGCGCCCAGCGAGCgagggctggaggagaaggCGCAGCgtcagcgggaggaggaggtggaggaggaggaagagggggattgTTACAAGGAGGATATACTGATGGGAGACGACCAGGTAGCCGACTTTGCGAGCTCCATGATGGCAGCCATCTCCTGCTGGCACTATAGGGCGAGGGCTTTGCTTTCTGCTCCCTTCACAACG GATGTCCAGAACATGGATGCTGAGAACATGGATGCGGCAGAAGAGCAGGACTCTCGCACGGGCGATGTGCTGGAGAGCTCCACTCAGGATGTACCCAGTGAGAAGGCGGAGGACGACGTTCACTGTGCCCAG GTAAAGGTGGAGGAGCCCTCCTCTCCACATCGTGAGGAGGACCCGGAGGTGGACAGCATGCTCATGGAGGTGAACCACTCCCACTTACCCGAGTCTCCCACCTCCGCCCCTCTGTCGGCGGAGAACCCGGATCCTGTCCCCGACATCCAAGAACCCCTAGAGGTGTCTATGGAGAATGGAGAGGAGACGGCGGCGGAGAGCGACGGCTCTTGTCTCCTCCAGCCCGGAGACAGCAGCACTCTGAGCTTCGGGGAATACtcggaggaagacgaggagatgCCCGTCGGGCGCGAGAGCATCCTGCCTCCGTCGGTGTCGGACGGGGCCGGCATGATCGCCGAGCACCTCACCAGCAGCGGGTGCAGGAGGAGCAGTTTGGTCGCATCAGAGGACCCTCAACGCTCGGCTGGGCCCTCGCCCCCGCCGGAGGGCCCCCGGCCCTCGGACGAATCCTCCTTTTGCTTGGAGCTCCGGGAGGAAGAGGCAGACACGTCGGACAACGCATCCCCAGAGCCGCGGCAGGCTGCCGAGGCCAGCCGACCCGTCACGCCCGCCGCGCAGGAAGCGGCGCCGCCGGAGGACTCCCTGGACGACGTGGAGCGCCGGTCCACGCTCTCCAAGCAGGACCGCCTGCTCATCCACAAGATCAGGAGGTACTACGAGAACCAGGACGCCAGCGCCGGCATCAAGCGGCGGGAGAGCCTCTCCTACATCCCGGCCGGGCTGGTCAGGCACCTGAGCAAACAGCTCAACAGCACCCCGCGGGCCGACCCCACCCCCGTGCACAGGaagggctcctcccccagccggCCCACGTCCTGGGCCGTGTTCGACCTCCCGGGCTTGGAGAAGAAGCCCGGCGCCGAGCCCGCCGCTAAACCCCAACGCCAGAGGTCGGTCGAGGCCAGACCTTTGCCTCCGAGCGTCAGCGACGCCTCGGCGGCCGACGACGGCGGCTTCAGACCGTCCTCGGACATGCTCAAGATGTGGAACGACATGGAGCTGGGGATGAACGGCTGCCCCGAGGAGCTGCCCGTCATCGATCCGAGCGACGAGGAGATTCGTCCCGTTCCTGGATCAGAGAGTCGGATCTACGGCCACATGAGGTCAGACACGCTGGGCGGATGCACCAGGGAACGAACATTGCACATATTGGAGGAATGTGAAGCGGAGCTTCTCTCTGAACACTCTTCCACATCGGCGACCACGTCACCCCTCACAGGAAGTGAGGGTGAGTACGCGGAGGACCCCTGGCTGAGTACAGCTCCCCGGTGCGGTGGGAACGGCAGGGTGGCCCGCGCCCCGCTGCCCAGGATCATTAGCCTCCGATCGGGCGTGGAGGACGACCAGATCCTGCAGGACATGGGGAAGGTGAAGAACAAGGTGTTCCAGCTGGCACGACAGTACAGCCAGCGCATCAAGAACAACAGGCCTTTAATCAGGCCGAGGAACCGAGACTCTGAAAACCCACACGGCCTCAAGGGCATGCCCGCTGTCCACGAGGAGAGCATGCCATCCTGGGAAAACG GTGAACACACCCTGACCTATCCCTTGAACACTTGCGATCAGGTAAACGCCGTCGATGAACCCCCGACCCCACCCGCCGACCCATCCCCGGGGCCCAGCTCCAGGGCCACCACCCCTCAGGCCGtgtcctcgccctcctccccctcccgcgCCCCCAGCCTCCCCAGCAGCCCCGTGGACTCGGAGCCCTTCCACTGGCCCGACGTGCACCAGCTGTGCTCCAGGTACACCGGCCCCCGCtcggggccgggggccggccCGCCGCCGGTGGGCCGCAGCTGCTCGGTCCCAGAGAGGATGCTGGAGCTCTGCACCGGCGGGCCGGGGAGGCCGCCATGGAGCCCTACAGCCACACAACCTCTAACTCCTCGTCCGCCTTGGGACTCGGCCGAGGGCcagtggggcgggggggcgcaGCGGAGGGGGAGTCCCacgagggagggcggggggtcCCGGCCGGGGCCCCGCCTGCTGTGCAGGTGGGGCTCCCTGGACAGCGTGCCGGCGGCGGCCAGCCGGCCCCTCCACGAGCTGCAGAACCTCCAGGACCCGGTGAGGCCCGGCCACGGGACACTGCCCGCCCAACACAAGGTCAAGGAAGGGACGACCGCAGGAAGTGATGTCTGTCTCAAGGAAGCCCAGCACGGCGTCTTCAAGAGGCCCGCAGCCCCGCACGGGAACAAGAAGACGGAGAGTAGGATCGTGAGGAACCTGCGGGAGAAGTTTCAGAGCTTGGGTTCCGGTTCGTGA
- the LOC115543819 gene encoding pleckstrin homology domain-containing family G member 3 isoform X4, with the protein MPEGRPSALHRDPMGEECAQLRSPLSASEHPPPCADPHPYGHPRLCRAPREGSGRRPVSLVSTLSSDSSRDGLSLFGSTATLQPPSSSSSSSATPPPCPSEEDVDLRLSPSQGNGVQGRRQSPCRGAPWGQWAEQREGVVLGSQRNYCHAERTCSRRGGGGGGGPSYGQSSPVAADAMAPNPELSYVDRVVMEIIETERMYVRDLRSIVEDYLAQIIDAGDLPILPEQVCALFGNIDDIYVFNSELLQSLDLCENDPVAIARCFVDKSEYFVIYTQYCTNYPNSVVALTDCMRSKTLAKFFRDRQASLKRSLPLGSYLLKPVQRILKYHLLLEEIARHYDPEEIGYEVIQEAIDTMTGVAWYINDMKRKHEHAVRLQEIQSLLINWKGTDLTTYGELVLEGSFHVPGAKNSRTLFLFQRTLLITKKRGEHYVYKIDISCSTLMLLDSAKDPLTFSVIHFKHPKQLHTVQAKSVEEKRLWASHIRRLILENHNTIPKTAQETFLEMDSVCAGRYRYSPERQNKVGSYQADDFAVAGRPERRRSEPAKQIVRSTKAFLKDVQNMDAENMDAAEEQDSRTGDVLESSTQDVPSEKAEDDVHCAQVKVEEPSSPHREEDPEVDSMLMEVNHSHLPESPTSAPLSAENPDPVPDIQEPLEVSMENGEETAAESDGSCLLQPGDSSTLSFGEYSEEDEEMPVGRESILPPSVSDGAGMIAEHLTSSGCRRSSLVASEDPQRSAGPSPPPEGPRPSDESSFCLELREEEADTSDNASPEPRQAAEASRPVTPAAQEAAPPEDSLDDVERRSTLSKQDRLLIHKIRRYYENQDASAGIKRRESLSYIPAGLVRHLSKQLNSTPRADPTPVHRKGSSPSRPTSWAVFDLPGLEKKPGAEPAAKPQRQRSVEARPLPPSVSDASAADDGGFRPSSDMLKMWNDMELGMNGCPEELPVIDPSDEEIRPVPGSESRIYGHMRSDTLGGCTRERTLHILEECEAELLSEHSSTSATTSPLTGSEGEYAEDPWLSTAPRCGGNGRVARAPLPRIISLRSGVEDDQILQDMGKVKNKVFQLARQYSQRIKNNRPLIRPRNRDSENPHGLKGMPAVHEESMPSWENGEHTLTYPLNTCDQVNAVDEPPTPPADPSPGPSSRATTPQAVSSPSSPSRAPSLPSSPVDSEPFHWPDVHQLCSRYTGPRSGPGAGPPPVGRSCSVPERMLELCTGGPGRPPWSPTATQPLTPRPPWDSAEGQWGGGAQRRGSPTREGGGSRPGPRLLCRWGSLDSVPAAASRPLHELQNLQDPVRPGHGTLPAQHKVKEGTTAGSDVCLKEAQHGVFKRPAAPHGNKKTESRIVRNLREKFQSLGSGS; encoded by the exons ATGCCAGAGGGGCGTCCTAGTGCTCTCCACCGGGACCCAATGGGGGAAG AATGTGCTCAGCTGCGCTCGCCTCTCTCCGCCAGCGAACACCCTCCGCCCTGCGCGGACCCCCACCCGTACGGTCACCCGCGCCTCTGCAGGGCCCCCAGGGAGGGGTCCGGCCGGAGGCCCGTGAGCCTGGTGTCCACCCTGTCGTCGGACTCGTCCCGGGACGGCCTCAGCCTCTTCGGGAGCACGGCGACcctccagcctccctcctcctcctcctcctcctccgccacccccccgccctgccCCAGCGAGGAGGACGTGGACCTCCGGCTGAGCCCCAGCCAGGGCAACGGCGTGCAGGGAAGGCGGCAGAGCCCGTGCCGGGGGGCCCCCTGGGGCCAGTGGGctgagcagagggagggggtggttcTGGGCTCCCAGAGGAACTATTGCCACGCAGAGAGGACCTGCAgtcgaagaggaggaggaggaggaggagggccttCTTACGGCCAATCGTCGCCGGTCGCCGCAGACGCCATGGCGCCCAACCCCGAGCTGTCCTACGTGGACCGCGTCGTCATGGAGATCATCGAGACGGAACGCATGTATGTGCGGGACCTCCGCAGCATCGTGGAG GATTATTTGGCTCAGATCATCGACGCAGGAGACCTTCCCATACTCCCAGAACAAGTCTGTGCCCTCTTCGGAAACATAGACGATATCTATGTGTTCAACAG TGAGCTGCTGCAGTCCTTGGACCTCTGTGAGAACGATCCAGTGGCCATCGCCAGGTGTTTTGTTGACAAG AGTGAATACTTTGTAATCTACACACAGTACTGCACCAACTACCCCAA CTCCGTGGTGGCCCTCACGGACTGCATGAGGAGCAAGACCCTGGCCAAGTTCTTCAGGGACCGCCAGGCCTCCCTGAAGCGCTCGCTCCCCCTCGGCTCCTACCTGCTCAAGCCGGTCCAGCGAATCCTCAAGTAccacctgctgctggag GAAATCGCCCGGCACTATGACCCCGAGGAGATTGGCTACGAGGTCATCCAGGAGGCCATCGACACCATGACCGGCGTGGCCTGGTACATCAATGATATGAAGAGGAAGCATGAGCACGCAGTCCGACTGcag GAGATCCAGTCTCTTCTGATCAACTGGAAGGGCACGGACCTCACCACCTACGGAGAGCTGGTGCTGGAGGGGAGCTTTCATGTGCCGGGAGCCAAGAACAGCCGGACCCTCTTCCTGTTCCAGAGGACGCTGCTCATTACCAAGAAGAGAGGGGAGCACTACGTCTACAAGATCGACATCTCG TGCTCCACCCTGATGCTGCTGGACAGCGCTAAGGACCCCCTGACCTTCAGCGTCATCCACTTCAAGCACCCCAAGCAGCTCCATACTGTGCAG GCCAAGTCCGTGGAGGAGAAGCGCCTCTGGGCAAGCCACATCAGGAGGCTCATTCTGGAGAACCACAACACCATTCCAAAGACG GCCCAAGAAACGTTCCTGGAAATGGATTCCGTGT gtgctGGGAGGTACCGCTACAGCCCGGAGAGGCAGAATAAAGTGGGGTCCTACCAGGCGGACGACTTCGCGGTCGCGGGGAGACCGGAGCGCAGGAGATCAG agcCTGCTAAGCAAATCGTAAGGAGCACGAAAG CATTTTTGAAG GATGTCCAGAACATGGATGCTGAGAACATGGATGCGGCAGAAGAGCAGGACTCTCGCACGGGCGATGTGCTGGAGAGCTCCACTCAGGATGTACCCAGTGAGAAGGCGGAGGACGACGTTCACTGTGCCCAG GTAAAGGTGGAGGAGCCCTCCTCTCCACATCGTGAGGAGGACCCGGAGGTGGACAGCATGCTCATGGAGGTGAACCACTCCCACTTACCCGAGTCTCCCACCTCCGCCCCTCTGTCGGCGGAGAACCCGGATCCTGTCCCCGACATCCAAGAACCCCTAGAGGTGTCTATGGAGAATGGAGAGGAGACGGCGGCGGAGAGCGACGGCTCTTGTCTCCTCCAGCCCGGAGACAGCAGCACTCTGAGCTTCGGGGAATACtcggaggaagacgaggagatgCCCGTCGGGCGCGAGAGCATCCTGCCTCCGTCGGTGTCGGACGGGGCCGGCATGATCGCCGAGCACCTCACCAGCAGCGGGTGCAGGAGGAGCAGTTTGGTCGCATCAGAGGACCCTCAACGCTCGGCTGGGCCCTCGCCCCCGCCGGAGGGCCCCCGGCCCTCGGACGAATCCTCCTTTTGCTTGGAGCTCCGGGAGGAAGAGGCAGACACGTCGGACAACGCATCCCCAGAGCCGCGGCAGGCTGCCGAGGCCAGCCGACCCGTCACGCCCGCCGCGCAGGAAGCGGCGCCGCCGGAGGACTCCCTGGACGACGTGGAGCGCCGGTCCACGCTCTCCAAGCAGGACCGCCTGCTCATCCACAAGATCAGGAGGTACTACGAGAACCAGGACGCCAGCGCCGGCATCAAGCGGCGGGAGAGCCTCTCCTACATCCCGGCCGGGCTGGTCAGGCACCTGAGCAAACAGCTCAACAGCACCCCGCGGGCCGACCCCACCCCCGTGCACAGGaagggctcctcccccagccggCCCACGTCCTGGGCCGTGTTCGACCTCCCGGGCTTGGAGAAGAAGCCCGGCGCCGAGCCCGCCGCTAAACCCCAACGCCAGAGGTCGGTCGAGGCCAGACCTTTGCCTCCGAGCGTCAGCGACGCCTCGGCGGCCGACGACGGCGGCTTCAGACCGTCCTCGGACATGCTCAAGATGTGGAACGACATGGAGCTGGGGATGAACGGCTGCCCCGAGGAGCTGCCCGTCATCGATCCGAGCGACGAGGAGATTCGTCCCGTTCCTGGATCAGAGAGTCGGATCTACGGCCACATGAGGTCAGACACGCTGGGCGGATGCACCAGGGAACGAACATTGCACATATTGGAGGAATGTGAAGCGGAGCTTCTCTCTGAACACTCTTCCACATCGGCGACCACGTCACCCCTCACAGGAAGTGAGGGTGAGTACGCGGAGGACCCCTGGCTGAGTACAGCTCCCCGGTGCGGTGGGAACGGCAGGGTGGCCCGCGCCCCGCTGCCCAGGATCATTAGCCTCCGATCGGGCGTGGAGGACGACCAGATCCTGCAGGACATGGGGAAGGTGAAGAACAAGGTGTTCCAGCTGGCACGACAGTACAGCCAGCGCATCAAGAACAACAGGCCTTTAATCAGGCCGAGGAACCGAGACTCTGAAAACCCACACGGCCTCAAGGGCATGCCCGCTGTCCACGAGGAGAGCATGCCATCCTGGGAAAACG GTGAACACACCCTGACCTATCCCTTGAACACTTGCGATCAGGTAAACGCCGTCGATGAACCCCCGACCCCACCCGCCGACCCATCCCCGGGGCCCAGCTCCAGGGCCACCACCCCTCAGGCCGtgtcctcgccctcctccccctcccgcgCCCCCAGCCTCCCCAGCAGCCCCGTGGACTCGGAGCCCTTCCACTGGCCCGACGTGCACCAGCTGTGCTCCAGGTACACCGGCCCCCGCtcggggccgggggccggccCGCCGCCGGTGGGCCGCAGCTGCTCGGTCCCAGAGAGGATGCTGGAGCTCTGCACCGGCGGGCCGGGGAGGCCGCCATGGAGCCCTACAGCCACACAACCTCTAACTCCTCGTCCGCCTTGGGACTCGGCCGAGGGCcagtggggcgggggggcgcaGCGGAGGGGGAGTCCCacgagggagggcggggggtcCCGGCCGGGGCCCCGCCTGCTGTGCAGGTGGGGCTCCCTGGACAGCGTGCCGGCGGCGGCCAGCCGGCCCCTCCACGAGCTGCAGAACCTCCAGGACCCGGTGAGGCCCGGCCACGGGACACTGCCCGCCCAACACAAGGTCAAGGAAGGGACGACCGCAGGAAGTGATGTCTGTCTCAAGGAAGCCCAGCACGGCGTCTTCAAGAGGCCCGCAGCCCCGCACGGGAACAAGAAGACGGAGAGTAGGATCGTGAGGAACCTGCGGGAGAAGTTTCAGAGCTTGGGTTCCGGTTCGTGA